In Microbacterium foliorum, the following proteins share a genomic window:
- a CDS encoding Ig-like domain-containing protein codes for MVMALAGLLGSVVPAAAAPSVTYPGAIGSVSLENANGGGPLVQWQTVRISGAWAVPAGAQAGETFGMTLPAEFSRQSAGDFTISDPVTGLVMADCVVAAGAGPDIVCTLTEAVEGLEEVGGSFWMKARASQTTTSETVEFDLGDTVEIVDLPGDGGVVPEDPAEEEEPYKYGGLTATDGLLKWVIGIPSGYVDDGSFTIRDTLDSGLTGHHYTGDVKLIQRAVVNGALVGDAREVDPSAYVIDLAEDGRSFEFAASGLPAGGFAYELVYFTQADAPVSEGDIFGNRAIVDTFETSATHTVVESGGGDGSGVAYTTFSITKEITGAQADAARDATYTVQYSVKGSDAPAATMSVPVGEPVISARAPLGSTFVIEEIDLPEIEGVTWGEWTIAGEGVVDGSDGTYEVTPGTTAGVELTLTNIANLVPVVTPTPTPTPTPTPTPTPIPTATPTPVTTPSPTPTPVTTPSPTPTPVAGGLALTGGESGAAFLSLAFVLVVGGGLATGIAAKRRSSAARR; via the coding sequence ATGGTCATGGCACTGGCGGGCCTTCTGGGGTCTGTCGTGCCGGCCGCCGCGGCTCCGAGCGTGACTTATCCCGGAGCGATCGGCAGCGTGTCGCTCGAGAATGCGAACGGCGGCGGGCCGCTGGTGCAGTGGCAGACCGTCCGGATCTCGGGTGCGTGGGCGGTGCCGGCCGGAGCACAGGCGGGAGAGACCTTCGGGATGACGCTCCCCGCCGAGTTCAGCCGGCAGTCGGCGGGAGACTTCACGATCTCGGATCCGGTGACGGGCCTGGTCATGGCCGACTGCGTCGTGGCTGCGGGTGCCGGGCCGGACATCGTGTGCACTCTCACCGAGGCGGTCGAAGGTCTTGAGGAGGTGGGCGGCTCCTTCTGGATGAAGGCGAGAGCCTCGCAGACGACGACCAGCGAGACGGTCGAATTCGACCTGGGCGACACGGTCGAGATCGTAGACCTCCCGGGTGATGGCGGAGTGGTTCCCGAAGATCCTGCTGAGGAGGAAGAGCCGTACAAGTACGGTGGGCTGACTGCGACCGATGGGCTGTTGAAGTGGGTCATCGGGATTCCGAGCGGCTATGTCGACGACGGCTCCTTCACGATCAGGGACACGCTCGATTCGGGCCTCACGGGACATCACTACACCGGCGACGTGAAGCTGATTCAGCGCGCGGTCGTGAACGGCGCACTGGTCGGAGACGCGAGGGAGGTCGATCCCTCTGCCTACGTGATCGATCTGGCAGAAGACGGGCGTTCGTTCGAGTTCGCAGCATCCGGTCTGCCGGCCGGAGGGTTCGCCTACGAACTGGTCTACTTCACCCAGGCGGACGCGCCGGTGTCCGAGGGCGACATCTTCGGCAACCGCGCGATCGTCGACACCTTCGAGACATCTGCGACCCACACGGTCGTCGAGTCCGGAGGGGGCGACGGCAGCGGCGTCGCCTACACGACGTTCTCGATCACCAAGGAGATCACGGGCGCGCAGGCGGACGCCGCTCGCGACGCGACCTACACGGTGCAGTACTCGGTCAAGGGCTCGGATGCCCCCGCAGCCACGATGTCGGTTCCCGTGGGGGAGCCGGTGATCAGCGCCCGTGCGCCGCTCGGATCGACCTTCGTGATCGAGGAGATCGACCTGCCGGAGATCGAGGGAGTGACATGGGGTGAATGGACGATCGCCGGTGAGGGCGTCGTCGACGGCAGTGATGGCACCTACGAGGTGACTCCGGGAACGACTGCCGGCGTCGAGCTCACGCTCACCAACATCGCCAACCTGGTGCCGGTCGTGACCCCGACGCCCACTCCGACGCCGACTCCGACTCCGACTCCGACTCCGATCCCCACCGCGACTCCGACTCCGGTGACCACGCCGTCTCCGACCCCGACTCCCGTCACGACGCCGTCCCCGACTCCGACCCCGGTCGCCGGTGGACTGGCTCTGACGGGAGGCGAATCCGGTGCAGCATTCCTGTCCCTCGCATTCGTGCTGGTCGTCGGCGGCGGACTGGCCACGGGCATCGCCGCGAAGCGCCGGTCGAGCGCCGCGCGTCGCTGA
- a CDS encoding LLM class flavin-dependent oxidoreductase produces MSRRIILNAFDMTCVTHQAPGLWRHPDNQADRYHDLDYWVDLAKTLERGRFDAIFIADVLGTYDVYRDSAATALGDATQVPLGDPVVQISAMAHATEHLGFGVTVATTYEQPYALARRFSTLDHFTRGRVGWNVVTSYLDSAARNLGLDALIAHDDRYQIAEEFLDVTYKLWEGSWEDDAVLRDRESGVFADAARVHPIGHEGRHYRVPGIHLAEPSPQRTPVIFQAGASPRGRQFAAKHGEAIFINGLRPEATRPVTDDIRDRAEALGRPRDSVKILTLVTVVVAATDEEAQAKLDDYRRYVSVEGALALYAGWTGLDLSQYDPDVPLEYVDTDAGRSALSVFTKADPDRKWTPRDIAHYVGIGGIGPVIVGSPQTVADELERWIEVGGVDGFNIAYVVTPASFEDIVDHLVPELRLRGRTWDDYPEGTLRGRLSGDGSAVVPEWHPAHAYRGAYEGAASALDGTLGGPLVDAAAGVTDPAAADSAEPDDLTELTEKEGAR; encoded by the coding sequence ATGTCACGCCGCATCATCCTGAACGCCTTCGACATGACCTGCGTGACTCACCAGGCCCCTGGACTCTGGCGGCACCCCGACAACCAGGCCGACCGCTACCACGACCTCGACTACTGGGTGGATCTCGCGAAGACCCTCGAGCGCGGCAGGTTCGATGCGATCTTCATCGCCGACGTGCTCGGGACCTACGACGTCTACCGCGACTCCGCCGCCACCGCGCTCGGGGACGCGACGCAGGTTCCGCTCGGGGATCCCGTCGTGCAGATCTCCGCGATGGCGCACGCCACCGAGCACCTCGGGTTCGGTGTGACCGTCGCCACCACCTACGAGCAGCCGTACGCACTCGCCCGCCGTTTCTCGACCCTCGACCACTTCACGCGCGGACGTGTGGGATGGAACGTCGTCACCAGCTACCTCGACTCCGCGGCCCGCAACCTCGGACTCGACGCGCTGATCGCCCACGACGACCGCTACCAGATCGCCGAGGAGTTCCTCGATGTCACCTACAAGCTGTGGGAGGGGTCGTGGGAAGACGATGCGGTGCTGCGTGACCGCGAATCGGGCGTCTTCGCGGATGCGGCACGGGTGCACCCGATCGGCCACGAGGGGCGGCACTACCGGGTTCCCGGCATCCACCTCGCCGAACCCAGCCCACAGCGGACCCCGGTGATCTTCCAGGCGGGCGCGTCACCCCGCGGACGCCAGTTCGCCGCGAAGCACGGCGAGGCGATCTTCATCAACGGGCTGCGTCCGGAGGCGACGCGTCCGGTGACGGATGACATCCGCGATCGCGCCGAGGCTCTCGGACGCCCGCGGGATTCGGTCAAGATCCTCACCCTGGTCACTGTCGTCGTCGCGGCGACCGACGAAGAGGCCCAGGCGAAGCTGGATGACTACCGCCGCTACGTCTCGGTCGAGGGCGCATTGGCGCTCTATGCCGGGTGGACGGGACTCGACCTGTCGCAGTACGACCCCGATGTGCCGCTGGAGTACGTCGACACGGATGCCGGACGATCCGCTCTCTCGGTCTTCACCAAAGCCGATCCGGATCGCAAGTGGACGCCTCGCGACATCGCCCACTACGTCGGGATCGGCGGCATCGGTCCCGTCATCGTGGGCAGCCCGCAGACCGTGGCCGACGAGCTCGAACGATGGATCGAAGTCGGAGGCGTCGACGGCTTCAACATCGCCTACGTCGTGACGCCAGCATCGTTCGAGGACATTGTCGATCACCTCGTCCCCGAACTCCGCCTCCGCGGGCGCACCTGGGACGACTACCCCGAGGGCACGCTGCGCGGGCGACTCAGCGGCGATGGCTCCGCCGTGGTGCCGGAGTGGCATCCCGCGCACGCCTACCGCGGCGCCTACGAGGGCGCCGCGTCGGCCCTCGACGGCACGCTCGGCGGGCCGCTGGTGGATGCCGCGGCCGGGGTCACTGACCCTGCAGCCGCCGATTCCGCCGAACCCGACGACCTGACAGAACTCACCGAGAAGGAGGGCGCACGATGA
- a CDS encoding response regulator, whose protein sequence is MTIRVLVADDQELVRTGLSMILGAQPDIEVVGQAADGNEAVALARSLRPDVCLFDIRMPHLDGIEATRVLAGPGVDDPMAVVIITTFDLDEYVFAALRAGAKGFLLKDAGSELLAQAIRAAASGDALIAPNVTVRLLEAFAGSRPAAPPLQPVEPLTEREEQVLAKVSAGLSNGEIARELFITLSTVKTHVASLMTKLDARNRVEIAIWAHQTGRMRARTAGEEPQGR, encoded by the coding sequence ATGACGATCCGAGTGCTCGTCGCCGACGACCAGGAGCTCGTGCGCACCGGGCTGAGCATGATCCTCGGCGCCCAGCCCGACATCGAGGTCGTCGGTCAGGCGGCCGACGGCAACGAAGCGGTCGCCCTTGCCCGCAGCCTGCGACCCGACGTGTGTCTGTTCGACATCCGGATGCCCCACCTCGATGGCATAGAGGCGACCCGCGTGCTCGCCGGCCCCGGGGTGGATGACCCGATGGCGGTCGTCATCATCACGACCTTCGACCTCGACGAGTACGTCTTCGCGGCACTGCGCGCCGGTGCCAAGGGCTTTCTGCTCAAGGACGCAGGGTCGGAGCTGCTCGCCCAGGCGATCCGCGCTGCTGCGAGCGGGGATGCCCTGATCGCGCCCAACGTCACGGTGCGACTGCTCGAGGCCTTCGCCGGGTCACGCCCAGCCGCGCCACCCCTGCAACCGGTCGAGCCGCTCACCGAGCGCGAGGAGCAGGTGCTCGCGAAGGTCTCGGCTGGTCTGAGCAACGGCGAGATCGCGCGCGAGCTGTTCATCACCCTCAGCACGGTGAAGACGCATGTCGCGAGCCTCATGACCAAGCTCGATGCCCGCAACCGGGTAGAGATCGCCATCTGGGCGCATCAGACGGGGCGCATGCGCGCTCGAACCGCGGGCGAGGAACCACAGGGCCGATGA
- a CDS encoding acyl-CoA dehydrogenase family protein, with amino-acid sequence MSVIAETTKRSRWTGTADAAERAHWRSVAERVAAELESDALQRDRANQDPTVELDLLRDAGLVTMLQPAEFGGGGAHWETAFLVIRILSRADASVAQVLAYHYINSGNIGFAAEPSVQEEWHRKTTEGRWVWGDSVNPTDPDLELTVDGEGYRLNGLKRFSTGASAGDVVLAAALVRGGQRDGQVLFVVLDHDRDGIRYLGDWDALGQRLSASGSVRFEDVRVSVDDVLGELGDEPFSTLITPGIQLAFGNLYLGIAEGALARGLDIVRARPRAWFLSQADSYRDDPFVQRVVGEFSSRIAAVEALADRAGRLFDEVVAEGDGVTAERRGELAIEIAKVKVVSTEVGIEVANRIFEITGSSSARADVGLDLFWRNIRTHSLHDPIDYKKLEVGAWTLNGELQPISLYT; translated from the coding sequence ATGAGCGTCATCGCAGAGACCACGAAGCGCAGCCGCTGGACTGGAACGGCGGATGCCGCGGAGCGCGCACACTGGCGCAGCGTCGCCGAGCGCGTCGCCGCCGAGCTCGAGAGCGATGCGCTGCAGCGCGACCGAGCGAATCAGGACCCGACGGTCGAGCTCGACCTGCTCCGCGATGCGGGGCTGGTGACGATGCTGCAGCCCGCCGAGTTCGGGGGTGGCGGCGCGCACTGGGAGACGGCCTTCCTCGTCATCCGCATCCTGTCCCGCGCCGACGCCTCGGTCGCCCAGGTCCTCGCCTACCACTACATCAACTCGGGCAACATCGGCTTCGCGGCCGAACCGTCGGTGCAGGAGGAATGGCACCGCAAGACCACCGAGGGCCGATGGGTGTGGGGCGACTCCGTGAACCCGACCGACCCCGACCTCGAGCTGACCGTCGACGGAGAGGGGTATCGACTCAACGGCCTCAAGCGTTTCTCGACCGGCGCCTCGGCCGGCGACGTCGTGCTGGCGGCCGCGCTCGTCCGCGGCGGCCAGCGCGACGGCCAGGTGCTGTTCGTCGTGCTCGACCACGACCGTGACGGCATCCGGTATCTCGGTGACTGGGACGCGCTGGGACAGCGACTGTCGGCGAGCGGTTCCGTCCGGTTCGAAGACGTGCGCGTCTCGGTCGACGATGTGCTCGGCGAGCTCGGCGACGAGCCGTTCTCCACTCTCATCACGCCAGGCATCCAGCTCGCCTTCGGGAACCTCTACCTCGGCATCGCCGAGGGTGCGCTCGCCCGAGGGCTCGACATCGTCCGCGCGCGTCCGCGCGCCTGGTTCCTCAGCCAGGCCGACTCGTACCGGGACGACCCGTTCGTGCAGCGCGTCGTCGGCGAGTTCTCGTCGCGGATCGCGGCGGTCGAGGCGCTGGCGGACCGCGCCGGACGTCTCTTCGACGAGGTCGTGGCCGAGGGTGACGGCGTGACAGCCGAGCGCCGCGGGGAGCTCGCCATCGAGATCGCCAAGGTCAAGGTCGTCTCTACCGAGGTCGGCATCGAGGTCGCGAACAGGATTTTCGAGATCACCGGATCGAGCTCCGCCCGCGCGGACGTGGGCCTGGACCTGTTCTGGAGGAACATCCGCACGCACTCGCTGCATGACCCCATCGACTACAAAAAGCTCGAGGTCGGCGCCTGGACGCTGAACGGCGAGCTCCAGCCGATCTCGCTGTACACCTGA
- a CDS encoding sensor histidine kinase, translated as MTGLVRSAWGAPSAVPPPPLRVWRDWALLVLVAVSAVVEGSLRTDLSQPLLAVIALLAVLPTVLWRRTKPLLMLVIVMVPLDLLLPDSALYSSLFITVIVYSLYRWGSGRDLVLGSGVLLASLALTFARGEGVDELIGGFALLLSVALLGIAFRYRAGARQRSLDRIRMLEREHLARDLHDTVAHHVSAIAIRAQAGIAVAERDPRAAQDALGVIEAEAAKTLSDLRSMVRVLRQGETAELGPSPRLDDIEQLAGTRPGGAAVVVEVADDGDSIPPPVAAAVFRLAQESVTNALRHARQVTRVDVRVQADAGGVRLSVTNDGDVAASPTPGFGIIGMMERAALLGGTCQAGPASGGGWVVTAVLPRVGWAP; from the coding sequence GTGACCGGGCTCGTGCGTTCCGCGTGGGGTGCGCCGAGCGCTGTGCCCCCTCCTCCTCTCCGGGTCTGGCGGGATTGGGCCCTCCTGGTCCTCGTCGCCGTGTCGGCCGTGGTCGAGGGCTCTCTCAGAACCGACCTGTCGCAGCCGCTCCTCGCCGTGATCGCGCTGCTCGCCGTGCTGCCGACCGTGCTGTGGCGCCGCACGAAACCGCTCCTCATGCTCGTCATCGTGATGGTGCCGCTCGATCTTCTGCTGCCCGACTCGGCGCTGTATTCGAGCCTCTTCATCACGGTGATCGTGTACTCCCTCTACCGCTGGGGGTCGGGTCGCGACCTCGTGCTCGGGTCGGGCGTGCTTCTCGCAAGCCTCGCCCTCACCTTCGCTCGTGGGGAAGGCGTCGATGAACTCATCGGTGGATTCGCGCTGCTGTTGTCGGTGGCCCTGCTCGGCATCGCCTTCCGCTACCGGGCGGGGGCGCGGCAGCGCAGCCTCGACCGCATCCGGATGCTCGAGCGCGAGCACCTGGCCCGCGACCTGCACGACACGGTCGCCCACCACGTCTCGGCCATCGCGATCCGCGCCCAGGCTGGCATCGCAGTGGCGGAGCGAGACCCTCGCGCAGCGCAGGACGCGCTCGGCGTGATCGAGGCGGAGGCAGCCAAGACGCTGAGCGACCTGAGATCGATGGTGCGGGTGCTGCGGCAGGGCGAGACAGCCGAGCTCGGGCCGAGTCCGCGGCTGGACGACATCGAGCAGCTCGCCGGAACGAGGCCGGGAGGTGCGGCAGTCGTCGTGGAGGTCGCAGACGATGGTGACAGCATCCCGCCGCCCGTCGCCGCCGCGGTCTTCCGTCTCGCGCAGGAGTCGGTGACCAACGCCCTCCGTCACGCACGGCAGGTCACCCGTGTCGACGTGCGAGTGCAGGCAGACGCAGGCGGGGTGCGGCTGAGCGTGACGAATGACGGAGACGTCGCCGCGTCGCCGACGCCCGGCTTCGGCATCATCGGCATGATGGAGCGCGCCGCACTGCTCGGCGGCACCTGTCAGGCGGGCCCGGCATCCGGCGGCGGATGGGTCGTCACCGCGGTGCTGCCCCGTGTCGGGTGGGCGCCATGA
- a CDS encoding acyl-CoA dehydrogenase family protein gives MVEQTRRLDAIRERLRPVFAEIGAGTVSREQDRELPFAEVAALREAGFGRLRLPIEHGGFGLDWESFAEVLIELAAADSNLPQIFRGHIAYVEHILAATPSERRSRWLERIADGELVGNAWSENGAAAVGTNATRLARRPDGSWRVDGRKFYTTGSIFAEWIDATVDLDGTTVTALIRRHQNGVEVSDDWDGFGQPLTGTGTAVFTDASVDDDDVEPFTSRFPFQTAVYQLTLLSVLAGIAAAIERDTVAQVRARTRTYSHGSAERVADDPQILQIVGELTATSTTARALVLDVARAVQHAADVVGTPETEAAVIAAELRSAQAQIVLTDLVPRAASRLFDTLGASAVRSGIALDRHWRNARTVSSHNPWIFKARQLGDHAVNGRTPEFVWSVGQAKVREASAAER, from the coding sequence ATGGTCGAGCAGACACGACGGCTCGACGCCATCCGGGAGCGCTTGCGCCCCGTGTTCGCCGAGATCGGGGCGGGCACGGTCTCGAGGGAGCAGGATCGCGAGCTGCCGTTCGCCGAGGTCGCCGCCCTTCGCGAAGCGGGCTTCGGCCGGCTCAGGCTGCCGATCGAGCACGGCGGTTTCGGGCTCGACTGGGAGTCCTTCGCCGAGGTGCTGATCGAGCTCGCCGCGGCCGACTCGAACCTGCCGCAGATCTTCCGTGGCCATATCGCGTACGTCGAGCACATCCTGGCTGCGACGCCGAGCGAGCGGCGCTCCCGCTGGCTCGAGCGCATCGCCGACGGGGAGTTGGTCGGCAACGCGTGGTCGGAGAACGGTGCAGCCGCAGTGGGCACGAACGCGACGCGTTTGGCCCGGCGCCCCGATGGCAGCTGGCGCGTCGACGGACGCAAGTTCTACACGACGGGCAGCATCTTCGCGGAGTGGATCGACGCGACCGTCGATCTCGACGGCACGACCGTGACCGCCCTCATCCGCAGGCATCAGAACGGAGTGGAGGTCTCCGACGACTGGGACGGCTTCGGGCAGCCGCTGACGGGCACCGGCACGGCCGTGTTCACGGACGCCTCGGTCGACGATGACGACGTCGAGCCGTTCACGTCACGCTTCCCCTTCCAGACGGCGGTGTATCAGCTGACGCTGCTGTCGGTGCTGGCCGGGATCGCCGCCGCGATCGAGCGCGACACGGTCGCTCAGGTGCGGGCACGCACTCGCACCTACAGCCACGGCAGCGCCGAACGAGTGGCCGACGACCCTCAGATCCTGCAGATCGTCGGAGAGCTGACGGCGACGAGTACGACGGCCAGAGCGCTCGTGCTCGACGTCGCTCGAGCGGTGCAACATGCAGCAGACGTAGTAGGCACGCCGGAGACAGAGGCTGCCGTGATCGCGGCCGAACTCCGCTCCGCGCAGGCGCAGATCGTGCTCACCGACCTGGTGCCCCGCGCCGCCTCGCGGCTGTTCGACACGCTCGGCGCCTCTGCCGTGCGGTCGGGTATCGCTCTCGATCGCCACTGGCGGAACGCCCGCACGGTGTCATCGCACAACCCGTGGATCTTCAAGGCCCGACAGCTCGGCGACCACGCCGTGAACGGCCGGACGCCCGAGTTCGTCTGGTCGGTCGGGCAGGCGAAGGTGCGGGAGGCGAGTGCGGCCGAGCGCTGA
- a CDS encoding carbohydrate ABC transporter permease, translated as MTDRTSRLRPVASSVLFVALVATLVPLAYLFSVSLMGRDETVSGVLWSADPHWSNWGEVMATDIPRSILNSLAAALGGAAVSLIIAVPGAWVIVRRNAGGRTLAATLMSPWLLPPIVAVVPLLTLLRTVGLNNTLLGLTLVYALVNVPVAVWLLEGFIRRLPVEIEEAARIDGAGTLRMLWSVVVPLLLPSLVAIGIIVAILNYNEFLLATFLTQSVDSQTFPVALSLFYGDRTPHFGKIAAASFIGVIPVFAAAVFFQRWLVGGLTAGAVR; from the coding sequence ATGACTGATCGAACAAGCCGCCTGCGTCCGGTCGCGAGCAGCGTGCTCTTCGTGGCGCTCGTCGCGACCCTGGTTCCGCTCGCCTATCTGTTCTCAGTGTCGCTGATGGGTCGGGATGAGACGGTCTCGGGAGTGCTGTGGAGCGCTGATCCGCACTGGTCGAACTGGGGCGAGGTGATGGCCACCGACATCCCGCGTTCGATCCTGAACTCTCTGGCCGCAGCTCTCGGCGGCGCTGCCGTCTCACTGATCATCGCCGTCCCCGGCGCCTGGGTCATCGTGCGCCGCAACGCCGGCGGTCGCACGCTCGCCGCGACTCTGATGAGCCCGTGGCTGCTTCCGCCGATCGTCGCGGTGGTCCCGCTGCTGACGCTCCTGCGAACGGTGGGGCTGAACAACACGCTCCTCGGACTCACGCTCGTCTACGCCCTCGTCAACGTCCCCGTCGCCGTCTGGCTGCTGGAGGGCTTCATCCGCAGGCTCCCGGTGGAGATCGAGGAGGCGGCGCGGATCGACGGTGCGGGGACCTTGCGGATGCTGTGGTCGGTCGTCGTGCCGCTGCTGCTGCCGAGCCTCGTCGCTATCGGGATCATCGTCGCCATCCTCAACTACAACGAGTTCCTCCTCGCGACCTTCCTCACGCAGAGCGTGGACTCGCAGACCTTCCCGGTCGCGCTGTCGCTCTTCTACGGAGACCGCACGCCGCACTTCGGCAAGATCGCGGCCGCGTCCTTCATCGGTGTGATTCCGGTCTTCGCCGCCGCGGTGTTCTTCCAGCGCTGGCTCGTGGGAGGGCTGACCGCCGGGGCCGTGCGCTGA
- a CDS encoding ABC transporter substrate-binding protein, with the protein MPFLPSRSRSRILLGAAALTAATIAVAGCATQAPEPGGAGADGDFSGQTLNALLITSHEGAGNWLKEHFEEETGAEVNLTIVPYDEIGSTLALDQQSGANTFDVAAPWYVSIGDLAEGGSIQDLTEWIDETPSLDTDDFIPSINDPYTLVGDRRYGLPFDGDTHVLFYNEEILERNGITEPPATWDEYLADVKTITENEGDEGVYGSAIFGQKSPLILGAAYANRLAGFGGEFVDDDGKPTINSREAVAAAEALVDAVPYAFPTAAETDFGVGNGAWYDGKVGFIENWTDLGVGSETNPDSKVAGKWGVTTLPVGGENTEARASLVAGFTWVIAANTEKTDLAKAFIEYASSSEVNSELIVADPQTGIDPNRESSLESEAYGETYPDLQRVNRTTLSGSLAWPTGENASQAAQILTDELAKLIAGEGGTAQETLDRVQAEWEEILG; encoded by the coding sequence ATGCCATTCCTTCCGAGCCGCAGCCGAAGCCGCATCCTTCTCGGTGCCGCCGCTCTGACGGCCGCGACCATCGCCGTCGCCGGCTGCGCGACTCAGGCCCCCGAGCCGGGAGGGGCAGGCGCCGACGGGGACTTCTCCGGCCAGACGCTGAACGCACTGCTGATCACATCGCACGAGGGGGCCGGCAACTGGCTCAAGGAGCACTTCGAAGAGGAGACCGGCGCAGAGGTCAACCTCACGATCGTGCCCTACGACGAGATCGGCTCGACCCTCGCCCTCGACCAGCAGTCGGGCGCCAACACCTTCGACGTCGCGGCTCCCTGGTACGTGTCGATCGGCGACCTCGCCGAAGGCGGTTCCATCCAGGATCTCACCGAGTGGATCGACGAGACCCCGTCGCTCGACACCGACGACTTCATCCCGTCGATCAACGACCCGTACACGCTGGTGGGCGACCGCCGTTACGGTCTGCCCTTCGACGGTGACACCCACGTGCTCTTCTACAACGAGGAGATCCTCGAGCGGAACGGCATCACCGAGCCTCCCGCGACCTGGGACGAGTACCTCGCCGATGTGAAGACCATCACCGAGAACGAGGGCGATGAGGGCGTCTACGGGTCGGCGATCTTCGGCCAGAAGTCGCCGCTGATCCTCGGTGCGGCCTACGCGAACCGGCTGGCCGGCTTCGGCGGCGAGTTCGTCGATGACGACGGCAAGCCCACGATCAACTCCCGGGAGGCGGTGGCCGCTGCCGAGGCGCTGGTGGATGCGGTGCCCTACGCCTTCCCGACAGCAGCCGAGACCGACTTCGGCGTCGGCAACGGCGCGTGGTACGACGGCAAGGTCGGCTTCATCGAGAACTGGACCGACTTGGGGGTGGGTTCGGAGACGAATCCCGATTCGAAGGTCGCGGGCAAGTGGGGCGTGACCACGTTGCCCGTCGGCGGCGAGAACACCGAGGCGCGGGCCTCGCTGGTGGCGGGCTTCACGTGGGTCATCGCGGCGAACACCGAGAAGACCGACCTCGCCAAGGCCTTCATCGAGTACGCCTCGTCCAGCGAGGTCAACTCGGAGCTGATCGTGGCCGACCCGCAGACCGGCATCGACCCGAACCGGGAGTCATCGCTCGAGAGCGAGGCCTACGGCGAGACCTACCCCGACCTGCAGCGGGTCAACCGCACGACGCTCAGCGGTTCGCTCGCATGGCCCACCGGGGAGAACGCCTCTCAGGCGGCGCAGATCCTCACCGACGAGCTGGCGAAGCTCATCGCGGGGGAAGGCGGCACCGCCCAGGAGACGCTCGACCGCGTGCAGGCCGAGTGGGAAGAGATCCTTGGCTGA
- a CDS encoding carbohydrate ABC transporter permease, whose protein sequence is MADAAAIRVRAARTSGRVPRRAGGAALLLTAPTILSIVVLGAYPLVFVLAAAFTDSTLGRPFQEWVGTANLETILSDADVVASFVRTVVYAVIVAVTSVVLGVAIAVALERATRSGAVVRTLLLLPLITPPVVVGTLWKLVFNPGGGLLATLLPGLSLAPLSTTAWALPAVGLADVWQWTPLIVILVYAALLTQDPSVREAASLDGAHGTGLFRHITWPAIAGTVIAALFIRLVIALKVFDLVVVMTSGGPGQASTVTTYLIQQVALKEFDIGRASAITLVFAVIVTVVTLVVAVFARKARHD, encoded by the coding sequence TTGGCTGACGCCGCCGCGATCCGCGTGCGTGCCGCCCGCACGTCCGGCCGAGTGCCGAGACGGGCGGGCGGTGCCGCGCTGCTGCTCACGGCGCCGACCATCCTGTCGATCGTCGTGCTCGGGGCGTACCCGCTCGTGTTCGTCCTCGCCGCGGCGTTCACCGACTCGACGCTCGGGCGCCCCTTCCAGGAGTGGGTCGGGACGGCGAACCTGGAGACGATCCTCTCGGATGCCGACGTTGTCGCCTCCTTCGTGCGGACGGTCGTCTACGCGGTCATCGTGGCCGTAACGAGTGTCGTGCTGGGGGTCGCCATCGCGGTCGCGTTGGAGCGGGCGACCCGCTCGGGTGCCGTCGTGCGCACTCTTCTCCTGCTCCCGTTGATCACGCCGCCGGTCGTGGTAGGCACGCTGTGGAAGCTCGTGTTCAACCCCGGCGGTGGGCTGCTCGCGACGCTTCTCCCGGGCCTCTCGCTCGCGCCGCTGTCGACCACCGCCTGGGCACTGCCCGCGGTCGGACTCGCCGACGTGTGGCAGTGGACGCCGCTCATCGTGATCCTCGTCTACGCCGCCCTGCTCACGCAGGATCCGTCGGTGCGCGAGGCCGCCTCTCTCGACGGCGCCCACGGAACAGGCCTGTTCCGGCACATCACGTGGCCCGCGATCGCAGGCACCGTGATCGCCGCCCTCTTCATCCGGCTCGTCATCGCGCTGAAGGTCTTCGACCTCGTCGTCGTGATGACGTCGGGCGGACCCGGTCAGGCCTCGACCGTGACCACGTATCTCATCCAGCAGGTCGCTCTCAAGGAGTTCGACATCGGCCGGGCATCCGCGATCACTCTCGTGTTCGCCGTCATCGTGACCGTGGTGACCCTCGTGGTGGCGGTGTTCGCTCGAAAGGCCCGACATGACTGA